A genomic region of Arachis stenosperma cultivar V10309 chromosome 9, arast.V10309.gnm1.PFL2, whole genome shotgun sequence contains the following coding sequences:
- the LOC130948925 gene encoding protein MAIN-LIKE 1-like: MEDDPNRLYRLDGVAHIAGAVYLEPHRCISSMRRQHSMRLDDRIVPYLQMAGMYHLARLNESWFRLDEPLVSAFVERWRLETHTFHMPFGECTITLQDVAYHLGLPVDEGGRPPWVWFEEPLGVLPPANCIDKFTVKCTWFEETFSDLPQAADDETVRRYARAYIMMLLSTQLFGDKSGTRLHIRWLPYVARLEDMGQYNWGSAALSWLYRCMCHVANRNVVKLAGPLQLLQSWIFWRFPGFQPDGYDMRRLSAELERQGALCCELEAED; this comes from the exons ATGGAGGACGACCCGAATCGTCTGTATCGACTTGATGGAGTCGCGCATATCGCTGGAGCTGTCTACCTCGAg CCCCATCGATGCATCAGCAGTATGAGACGGCAGCACAGTATGAGGTTGGATGATAGGATCGTTCCTTACTTGCAGATGGCTGGTATGTACCATCTCGCAAGATTGAACGAGAGTTGGTTTCGGTTGGACGAGCCGTTGGTCAGCGCCTTCGTAGAGAGATGGCGCCTTGAGACGCATACATTCCACATGCCGTTTGGAGAGTGCACCATAACCCTACAGGATGTAGCGTACCACCTTGGTCTCCCAGTCGACG AGGGCGGCCGACCACCATGGGTGTGGTTTGAGGAGCCGCTCGGGGTGTTGCCTCCTGCGAACTGCATTGACAAGTTCACAGTGAAGTGCACATGGTTTGAGGAGACATTTAGTGATCTTCCACAGGCGGCAGATGACGAGACGGTTAGGAGGTACGCCCGTGCGTACATCATGATGCTGCTATCGACACAGCTGTTTGGGGACAAGTCAGGTACCCGCCTCCACATCCGATGGCTACCGTATGTGGCTAGGTTGGAGGACATGGGTCAGTACAATTGGGGTTCCGCTGCGTTGTCATGGCTATACAGGTGCATGTGCCATGTGGCGAACAGAAATGTCGTCAAGTTGGCTGGTCCACTGCAGCTCCTCCAGTCGTGGATCTTTTGGAGGTTCCCTGGATTTCAACCGGACGGATATGAT atgagGAGGTTATCAGCTGAGCTTGAGCGACAAGGGGCCTTGTGTTGCGAATTGGAGGCTGAGGATTGA
- the LOC130948924 gene encoding uncharacterized protein LOC130948924 — MPESVAMLRTSPVRVGGQLDDSTAYFHRLFWTFQPCVEAFRHCKPLVSVDGTHLYGKYGGTLLIVIAQDGNSNIIPIAFALVEGENAESWSFFLFHLRAHVTPQPGILVISDRHNGIKAALEAPDGGWLPPTAYRAFCIRHVAANFALTFKGKDARRLLVNAAYTKTEVEFQYWFDILRTFDPAMCDWANRIEYALWTQHRDEGRRFGHMTTNISECVNSVLKGVRNLPVCALVKATYGRLAELFVRKRKEAEA, encoded by the coding sequence ATGCCGGAAAGTGTAGCTATGTTGAGGACGAGTCCTGTTCGAGTGGGTGGGCAGTTGGATGATTCTACAGCTTATTTCCATCGCTTGTTTTGGACATTCCAACCATGTGTTGAGGCATTTCGACATTGCAAGCCGTTGGTTAGTGTGGATGGGACCCACTTATACGGCAAATACGGTGGTACACTACTTATCGTGATTGCACAGGACGGTAACTCCAACATCATCCCTATTGCCTTTGCACTCGTGGAAGGTGAGAATGCGGAGTCATGGTCATTCTTTCTATTCCACCTTCGGGCTCATGTGACGCCTCAACCGGGTATACTTGTCATATCAGATAGGCACAATGGGATAAAGGCTGCGTTGGAGGCTCCTGATGGGGGATGGCTTCCCCCTACTGCATATAGGGCGTTCTGTATCCGTCACGTGGCAGCTAATTTTGCCCTGACTTTCAAGGGGAAGGATGCAAGGAGGCTGTTAGTGAATGCTGCATATACAAAGACGGAGGTGGAGTTTCAATACTGGTTTGACATCCTGAGAACGTTTGATCCTGCGATGTGCGACTGGGCTAATCGAATTGAGTATGCACTTTGGACTCAGCATCGGGATGAAGGCCGCAGATTTGGGCACATGACTACAAACATATCTGAGTGTGTGAACTCGGTCCTAAAGGGTGTTAGGAACCTCCCGGTGTGTGCATTAGTGAAAGCCACATATGGGCGGTTGGCCGAGTTATTCGTTCGCAAGAGAAAAGAAGCCGAGGCATAG